From Mytilus edulis chromosome 9, xbMytEdul2.2, whole genome shotgun sequence, the proteins below share one genomic window:
- the LOC139489705 gene encoding uncharacterized protein, with translation MNILCRTFWIPILHVLNASMIVKHFNITTPKDYGRVNLSDYCIKPTTDSSFKFEAMASDNLWVSLITDIGVTGIGYQIGIGSNANKCCDIRRGIESEDNLVKGECVDNLLDSSEYLPFWISWRDGKIEVGYGLIVRNTFSRFIVWEDPEPLNITGIILSSKPEGSCIVHYPTGNTVKYTKASEKRGTPVLLSNFVGYNVVECAFRCHIEPECISFNYKESSKMCELSQARFSTHDALYNFYSEC, from the exons ATGAATATCCTGTGTCGTACGTTCTGGATTCCTATACTTCATGTTCTGAAtg CATCGATGATAGTCAAACATTTTAACATAACTACTCCAAAAGATTATGGAAGGGTTAATTTATCAGATTATTGTATCAAACCTACAACTGATTCCTCTTTCAAGTTCGAGGCTATGGCCTCCGACAATTTATGGGTGAGCTTGATTACGGATATAGGAGTCACCGGAATTGGATACCAGATAGGCATAGGATCTAACGCTAATAAATGTTGTGATATTCGACGAGGTATTGAAAGTGAAGACAACCTAGTGAAAGGGGAGTGTGTAG ATAACCTGTTGGACAGTTCTGAATATCTGCCATTCTGGATAAGTTGGAGGGACGGCAAAATTGAGGTCGGTTATGGCTTAATCGTTCGTAACACTTTTAGTAGATTTATAGTCTGGGAAGATCCAGAGCCACTAAATATTACTGGAATTATCCTGAGTAGTAAACCAGAAGGCAGTTGCATAGTCCATTATCCTACAG gaAACACAGTGAAATACACTAAAGCCTCCGAAAAACGTGGTACACCTGTCTTGCTAAGTAATTTTGTTGGATACAATGTTGTTGAATGCGCTTTCAGATGCCACATTGAACCTGAATGTATCAGTTTCAACTATAAAGAGTCCAGCAAGATGTGTGAATTGTCACAAGCTCGATTCTCCACACACGACGCACTTTATAATTTCTACTCcgaatgttaa